A portion of the Candidatus Pristimantibacillus lignocellulolyticus genome contains these proteins:
- a CDS encoding ATP-binding cassette domain-containing protein → MSRKTTGAKLVVDNVYKNFGDKQVLKGIDFEIEPGKFLAIVGRSGCGKSTLLRLLAGLETPSKGEALLDGFSIDSIREDTRMLFQEARLLPWKRTVENVQIGMKSRNYEQALASLAQVGLSDYAHEWPSVLSGGQNQRVSLARALVSSPRLLLLDEPLGALDALTRIEMQNLIENLWLEQQFTTVLVTHDVDEAVALADRVILIEEGQIAFDVNITLARPRERNNDFIHFEKLILDRILLRGKHEQKDAVYAI, encoded by the coding sequence ATGAGTAGAAAAACAACTGGGGCAAAACTCGTAGTTGATAACGTCTACAAAAATTTTGGGGATAAGCAAGTCCTGAAAGGCATTGATTTTGAGATTGAGCCAGGGAAATTTCTTGCTATTGTAGGGAGAAGTGGTTGCGGCAAAAGTACATTGTTGCGGTTACTTGCTGGACTTGAGACGCCATCAAAAGGTGAAGCATTATTGGATGGGTTTTCAATCGATAGTATTCGTGAGGATACGAGAATGTTATTTCAAGAAGCGAGATTGCTGCCATGGAAACGTACAGTAGAAAATGTACAAATTGGTATGAAGTCTCGAAATTACGAGCAAGCATTAGCCTCTCTTGCCCAAGTAGGTTTGAGTGATTATGCACATGAGTGGCCGAGTGTATTGTCTGGTGGGCAAAATCAACGCGTATCACTTGCAAGAGCATTAGTGTCATCTCCTAGATTGTTGCTTCTTGATGAACCGCTTGGGGCACTCGATGCATTAACGAGAATTGAGATGCAAAATCTTATTGAAAACCTATGGTTAGAGCAACAATTCACAACGGTTCTTGTTACGCATGATGTAGATGAGGCAGTAGCATTAGCTGATCGTGTCATTCTAATTGAAGAAGGACAAATAGCATTTGATGTGAATATTACGTTAGCTAGACCACGCGAACGCAATAATGATTTTATACATTTTGAAAAACTAATATTAGATCGTATTCTGCTACGTGGAAAGCATGAACAGAAAGACGCAGTATACGCGATATAA
- the ssuC gene encoding aliphatic sulfonate ABC transporter permease SsuC yields MKWFRKLIDSSIAPAIIPILIVMVWQLLGQLGLISTRILPTPLAVAQAAVKLTISGELFGYVWSSTIRAFIGFAIGGAIGFFLGVLNGLSQTSNRLLDSSIQMIRNVPHLALIPLVIIWFGIGETAKISLVVLGVFFPIYMNTLHGIRSIDPGLIEMAKVYRLQGKELYRHVIFPGAVSSILVGVRYALGFMWLTLIVSETISSNSGIGYMAMNAREFMRLDIVVLAIIIYAILGKLSDSIAKALEKKLLQWHPSYSKQS; encoded by the coding sequence ATGAAATGGTTTCGTAAATTAATAGATAGTTCGATCGCACCTGCAATTATCCCAATATTAATTGTTATGGTTTGGCAGTTACTTGGGCAGCTCGGATTGATCTCAACGAGAATATTACCGACTCCGCTAGCGGTGGCACAGGCAGCAGTTAAGCTTACGATTTCAGGTGAGTTATTTGGCTATGTATGGAGTAGTACGATACGTGCATTTATCGGATTTGCAATAGGAGGAGCAATTGGATTTTTCCTTGGTGTGCTTAATGGTCTTTCACAAACTTCCAATAGACTCTTAGATAGCTCAATACAGATGATACGTAATGTACCACATCTAGCTCTCATTCCACTTGTTATTATATGGTTCGGAATCGGTGAGACTGCCAAAATTTCTCTTGTCGTCTTGGGCGTTTTCTTTCCTATCTATATGAATACTTTACATGGTATTCGGTCGATTGATCCAGGTCTTATAGAGATGGCCAAAGTATATCGTTTGCAAGGAAAAGAACTGTATCGACATGTTATCTTTCCAGGTGCAGTTTCTTCAATTCTAGTAGGTGTTCGTTATGCGCTAGGATTTATGTGGCTTACGTTAATTGTATCAGAGACGATATCATCGAATTCAGGTATTGGGTACATGGCAATGAACGCACGCGAATTTATGAGATTAGATATCGTTGTGCTTGCAATTATTATATATGCTATTCTTGGTAAATTATCTGATTCTATCGCTAAAGCATTAGAGAAGAAACTATTACAATGGCATCCGAGCTATTCAAAGCAATCTTGA
- the ssuD gene encoding FMNH2-dependent alkanesulfonate monooxygenase, whose protein sequence is MDILWFIPLHGDSKYLGTSKGARAIDYDYVRQVAQAADTLGFQGVLLPTGKACEDAWITASSLIPVTKNLKFLVAIRPGLMSPTLAARMASTFDRLSDGRLLVNVVTGGDPHELAGDGVFLDHTERYEQTDEFLSVWRDLVQGKEVDFEGKHLKITEGEVLLPALQKPYPPLYFGGSSPAALQIAADHVDYYLTWGEPPAEVAKKIGAVRALAEERGTTVKFGIRLHIIVRETNDEAWKAANKLISYLDDETIEEAQRILARYDSVGQRRMSELHKGDRSALEISPNLWSGIGLVRGGAGTALVGDPQTVADRIQEYADLGIESFILSGYPHLEESYRVAELLFPLLPVNSQRGGEAVSKIKADGEFVAYNKFLKI, encoded by the coding sequence ATGGATATATTATGGTTTATTCCACTACATGGAGATAGTAAATATCTTGGCACATCAAAAGGAGCAAGAGCGATTGATTATGACTATGTACGTCAAGTTGCTCAAGCTGCTGATACGTTAGGATTTCAAGGAGTATTGCTTCCTACTGGAAAAGCATGTGAAGATGCTTGGATTACAGCATCTTCACTAATTCCTGTGACGAAAAATTTGAAATTTCTTGTGGCAATTCGTCCAGGTCTAATGAGTCCAACCCTTGCTGCACGTATGGCATCAACATTTGATCGCTTGTCTGACGGAAGATTACTTGTAAATGTTGTAACTGGCGGTGATCCACATGAACTTGCAGGTGATGGTGTCTTTCTAGATCATACGGAACGGTATGAACAAACAGATGAATTTTTAAGCGTATGGAGAGATTTAGTACAAGGAAAAGAAGTAGATTTTGAAGGCAAGCATCTAAAGATTACGGAAGGTGAAGTGTTGCTCCCAGCGCTGCAAAAGCCCTATCCTCCACTATATTTTGGCGGCTCTTCTCCAGCTGCATTACAAATAGCTGCCGATCATGTGGATTACTATCTAACATGGGGCGAGCCTCCAGCGGAAGTTGCAAAGAAAATAGGAGCAGTTCGTGCCTTGGCAGAAGAACGTGGCACAACAGTGAAGTTCGGAATCCGTCTACACATTATTGTTCGTGAAACAAATGATGAAGCTTGGAAAGCTGCAAACAAATTAATTTCATATCTCGATGATGAGACGATTGAAGAAGCACAGCGCATATTAGCGCGTTATGATTCAGTGGGTCAACGTAGAATGAGTGAGCTTCATAAAGGAGATCGTTCAGCTTTAGAAATATCTCCAAATTTATGGTCAGGAATCGGTCTTGTACGTGGCGGTGCAGGGACAGCACTGGTTGGAGATCCGCAAACAGTAGCAGATCGCATTCAGGAATACGCTGATCTTGGTATCGAATCTTTCATCTTGTCTGGTTATCCTCATCTCGAAGAATCATATCGTGTTGCGGAGTTGTTATTCCCACTATTACCAGTTAACTCGCAACGTGGTGGCGAGGCAGTATCCAAGATCAAAGCAGATGGTGAATTTGTCGCCTATAATAAATTTTTGAAAATCTAG
- a CDS encoding sulfonate ABC transporter substrate-binding protein, translating to MRSKRTSIVNWKALMSVLMITAMVVIAACGNSEGKSSGDKVVRIGYQKYASVNILKERGGLEDKLAELKYKVEWIEFPGGPQLLEALNVGSIDFGHTGEAPPIFAQAAGAPLVYLAHSNESPKAESILVPKESTIQTAKDLVGKKVALNKGSNVHYLLVKYLESEGVSYSDIEVVFLPPADARAAFESGNVDAWVIWEPFYSAAQLATEARVLVDGEGLVKNYEIYLASRDFAKAHDDVIKVILDQIDEVDQWAQNNQAEVAKLLSPALGIDEPSLVQALSHRSWGVIPISDDTIAAQQSIADTFFDLKLIPEAINVSEATLKK from the coding sequence ATGAGAAGCAAACGTACGAGTATAGTTAATTGGAAAGCGTTAATGAGTGTCTTAATGATTACGGCGATGGTGGTAATCGCTGCTTGTGGTAATAGTGAAGGAAAGTCAAGTGGAGATAAAGTTGTGCGTATCGGTTACCAGAAATATGCATCTGTTAATATTTTGAAAGAGCGCGGTGGTTTAGAAGATAAGCTTGCTGAACTGAAATACAAAGTGGAGTGGATAGAGTTTCCAGGCGGTCCACAATTGTTAGAAGCGTTAAATGTAGGCAGTATTGATTTTGGTCATACGGGAGAAGCTCCACCGATTTTTGCTCAAGCAGCTGGTGCACCATTAGTATATCTAGCTCATTCTAATGAAAGTCCGAAAGCAGAAAGTATACTTGTTCCCAAAGAGTCAACCATTCAAACTGCAAAAGATTTAGTTGGTAAGAAAGTTGCACTTAATAAAGGCTCTAATGTTCATTATTTACTAGTGAAGTATTTGGAAAGTGAAGGCGTAAGTTATTCGGATATTGAAGTTGTATTTCTACCTCCAGCTGATGCAAGAGCTGCATTCGAAAGTGGCAATGTTGATGCTTGGGTAATATGGGAACCATTCTATTCTGCAGCTCAACTTGCGACCGAAGCGAGAGTATTGGTTGATGGAGAAGGGCTAGTAAAGAATTATGAAATATATTTGGCATCACGAGATTTTGCTAAGGCGCATGATGATGTTATTAAAGTTATTTTAGATCAAATTGATGAAGTAGATCAGTGGGCACAGAATAATCAAGCTGAAGTTGCGAAGTTACTTTCACCTGCATTAGGAATCGATGAGCCATCATTGGTGCAGGCATTATCACATCGTAGTTGGGGTGTTATTCCGATTAGTGATGATACGATTGCAGCACAGCAAAGTATCGCAGATACATTCTTTGACCTAAAGCTAATACCAGAAGCCATTAATGTAAGTGAAGCAACATTGAAAAAGTAA
- a CDS encoding helix-turn-helix domain-containing protein, whose product MSNGPFQYISIHEAINQLGVSRATIDRWRKEKSLPYIKIGKEVLFDPEQIQKWIANHHSEQSHTQSSNDLSAPTILTIGYQTTSAQLWSPLVMKQRALFEEELEIAFPNRHFELHWVNAPNGMELVEELIAGRVHIASVGDYPISASWNLSQVLPRFNPIFLAFDGKSTDNNGISLVVPTGSKMNYSDQLQDEIFSAVSGSSSAYRLNQWKNQHRIQSETIVHRNMGDCLNDIVGRHIGASMLWEPYLSWAQHIGAGQRIRGDSNNSDYLTGLIADQQWVSQNEDIVICYLKAHIRAHQYIREHSEDAAFLIKNASGFPAEVVYQALSHIHWDASIYQRDVQILLDMKQSLSPFTSTPYQGELQRISFRSQYLQQAVESLKLPQLPDFPLLGDWSKDLMY is encoded by the coding sequence TTGTCCAACGGACCTTTTCAATATATCTCGATTCATGAAGCGATAAATCAATTAGGGGTAAGTCGTGCTACAATCGACCGCTGGCGTAAAGAAAAGTCTTTACCTTATATTAAAATAGGAAAAGAAGTACTATTTGACCCAGAGCAAATTCAGAAGTGGATTGCCAATCATCACTCCGAGCAATCACATACTCAATCATCTAATGACCTATCTGCCCCCACGATCTTAACCATTGGTTATCAAACTACTTCCGCGCAACTATGGAGTCCACTTGTCATGAAACAACGAGCATTATTTGAAGAAGAATTAGAAATTGCATTTCCGAATCGTCACTTTGAGCTCCATTGGGTTAATGCCCCTAACGGCATGGAACTTGTCGAAGAACTAATCGCAGGTCGTGTCCATATTGCCTCTGTAGGTGATTATCCAATCTCAGCAAGCTGGAACTTAAGTCAGGTACTACCTCGTTTTAACCCCATCTTTCTCGCATTTGACGGAAAATCTACTGATAACAATGGAATTTCTCTTGTTGTACCCACTGGTTCGAAGATGAATTATTCCGATCAATTGCAAGATGAAATTTTCTCCGCTGTAAGTGGATCTAGCTCAGCCTATCGGCTTAACCAATGGAAAAACCAACATCGTATTCAATCCGAAACAATTGTACATCGCAATATGGGTGATTGTCTTAATGATATCGTTGGAAGACATATTGGAGCTAGTATGCTTTGGGAGCCTTATCTAAGCTGGGCACAGCATATAGGTGCAGGTCAACGGATTAGAGGTGATTCCAATAATTCGGACTATCTAACTGGATTAATCGCTGATCAGCAATGGGTAAGTCAGAACGAAGATATTGTCATCTGCTATCTAAAGGCTCATATTCGTGCACATCAATATATTCGAGAGCACAGTGAAGATGCTGCATTCCTCATTAAAAATGCGAGCGGATTTCCTGCAGAAGTTGTCTATCAAGCACTGTCACATATTCACTGGGATGCATCCATCTACCAACGAGATGTGCAAATATTATTGGATATGAAGCAAAGTCTCTCACCGTTTACTTCGACGCCTTATCAAGGTGAATTACAACGCATTAGTTTCAGGAGCCAATATTTACAACAAGCTGTTGAATCATTAAAACTTCCTCAATTGCCTGACTTTCCGCTACTTGGTGATTGGTCGAAAGATCTTATGTATTAA
- the ssuD gene encoding FMNH2-dependent alkanesulfonate monooxygenase: protein MKLFWFIPTYGDGRYIGSTVGARHTSIDYYKQVAVAADHLGYEGVLLPTGRSCEDAWITASFLAEATRNLKFLVALRPGIISPTFAARMAASFDRHSKGRLLINVVVGGDLAELEADGLSLEHDQRYELANEFLTVWRGLLAGAQINHGGTHLHIKEASNFYAPLQSPHPPLYFGGSSAAGIEVAANHADVYLTWGEPIEQIKEKIATVRGAYAKVGRSVSFGIRLHVIVRTTEEEAWAAADELISHLDQAAIDKAQAIYARMDSHGQKRMSQLHHGDRSNLIIEPNLWAGIGLVRGGAGTALVGSAQQVATKMKEYEALGIETFILSGYPHLEESYRVAELLFPLLQTNETQQPLQGSGEMIAYHYSPSPSTS, encoded by the coding sequence ATGAAATTATTTTGGTTTATCCCAACTTATGGAGATGGCAGATATATTGGCTCAACAGTTGGCGCTCGTCACACATCTATTGATTACTATAAGCAAGTCGCTGTCGCAGCAGATCATCTAGGCTATGAAGGAGTACTATTACCTACCGGAAGATCTTGTGAAGATGCGTGGATTACTGCATCTTTTCTAGCAGAAGCAACACGTAACTTGAAGTTTCTTGTGGCTTTACGTCCTGGTATTATTTCTCCAACTTTTGCAGCAAGAATGGCCGCCTCATTCGACCGCCATTCCAAAGGAAGATTATTAATTAATGTGGTTGTTGGTGGTGATTTGGCAGAGTTAGAAGCTGATGGTTTATCTTTGGAACATGATCAACGATATGAATTAGCAAATGAATTCCTTACAGTATGGCGTGGTCTACTAGCTGGTGCGCAGATTAATCACGGAGGTACACATTTACACATTAAAGAAGCCTCAAATTTCTATGCCCCCCTACAATCTCCACATCCTCCACTCTATTTCGGTGGTTCTTCAGCCGCTGGCATAGAAGTAGCCGCTAACCATGCAGATGTATACCTAACTTGGGGCGAACCGATTGAGCAGATCAAAGAAAAAATAGCAACTGTTCGCGGGGCATATGCAAAGGTTGGTCGATCCGTAAGTTTCGGTATCAGGTTACATGTCATTGTGCGTACAACAGAAGAAGAAGCATGGGCGGCGGCCGATGAGTTGATCTCTCATCTTGATCAAGCAGCGATAGACAAAGCTCAAGCGATTTATGCACGAATGGATTCACATGGACAGAAGCGGATGAGTCAGTTACATCATGGCGATCGAAGCAATCTCATTATTGAACCTAATCTATGGGCCGGCATCGGATTGGTTCGTGGTGGAGCGGGAACTGCACTAGTTGGTTCAGCCCAGCAAGTTGCTACCAAGATGAAAGAGTATGAAGCTCTTGGTATTGAGACATTCATCTTGAGTGGTTATCCGCATCTAGAAGAATCATATCGAGTGGCAGAGTTATTGTTCCCTTTGCTTCAAACCAACGAGACTCAACAACCATTACAAGGCAGCGGTGAAATGATCGCCTATCATTACTCACCCTCGCCCTCAACTTCTTAA
- a CDS encoding ABC transporter permease subunit: protein MKRTPISTWLISTFSVLFVLLIWWILSANHVLNELFMPSPQKVWAALTSMWSNGYKGISLGTHLVDSLTRLALAFTIALLTAIPLGLLSGKIRWIRAILYPFVEFYRPLPPLAYYTLLVLWFGIDNTSKVILLFLASFAPLYIAVVAGVGRIPEDRILGATSLGANKVQLFLYVILPSILPELFIGLRTSIGIMYTTLVAAEMVAAISGIGWVVLDASKFLRSDIVIAGIIVMGVIAVAIDALLRLLEKRIVPWYGKE, encoded by the coding sequence ATGAAACGTACACCTATTTCTACTTGGCTCATATCTACTTTTTCTGTCTTATTCGTGCTTTTGATCTGGTGGATACTATCCGCCAATCACGTATTGAATGAATTATTTATGCCTTCACCACAAAAAGTATGGGCAGCGTTAACTTCCATGTGGAGTAATGGCTATAAAGGAATCTCACTTGGTACACATCTTGTTGATAGTTTAACTCGACTAGCATTAGCCTTTACTATCGCGTTACTTACAGCAATTCCACTAGGTTTATTGAGCGGTAAAATTAGATGGATTCGAGCAATTCTGTACCCTTTCGTAGAATTCTACCGCCCTTTACCTCCATTAGCATACTACACATTACTCGTTCTTTGGTTCGGCATCGACAATACATCGAAAGTTATTCTATTATTTCTAGCATCATTTGCTCCATTATATATTGCCGTTGTTGCAGGAGTTGGACGAATACCAGAAGATCGGATTCTTGGTGCAACTTCGCTCGGAGCTAATAAGGTACAACTATTCCTATACGTCATACTTCCTTCAATCTTGCCAGAACTTTTTATCGGCTTACGTACATCGATAGGTATTATGTACACAACACTCGTTGCAGCCGAGATGGTCGCTGCAATTTCAGGCATTGGCTGGGTCGTACTTGATGCAAGTAAGTTTTTGCGAAGTGATATTGTTATTGCCGGCATTATCGTCATGGGAGTTATTGCAGTAGCGATAGATGCTTTGCTGCGCTTACTAGAAAAGCGGATTGTTCCCTGGTATGGAAAAGAATAA
- a CDS encoding ABC transporter substrate-binding protein produces the protein MKNKRSIFKSITITLIALLLLSACGQGKDSEKDNKSYPKEVTIGYQVIPNAELLVKTLGLAEKKFPDVTIRWVQFDSGRDVNTAIASGSIDFGLAGSVPVSIGVSSKLEYYVYFLHDIIGENEALAIRNDTGIATIQDLVGKKVAVPFGSTAHFSVLSALANAGITQDQVTVLDLQPPDILAAWQRKDIDAAFVWQPTLAKLVEDNGSLLLSAKDLAAQGAITSDTGIVSKKFANKYPTFVKDYVAVLDEAIEIYRTKPEEAAKALAPLLSTSEEESLAQMNELVWLTSKEQQDEQYLGKGAGSGFGKVLKATGDFLVEQGTIESSPELSDYEKAIYVAGIEQ, from the coding sequence ATGAAAAACAAAAGATCAATTTTTAAGAGTATTACAATTACATTAATTGCATTGCTACTATTAAGTGCATGCGGTCAAGGGAAAGACAGCGAAAAAGATAACAAGAGTTATCCTAAAGAAGTAACGATTGGCTATCAAGTGATTCCGAATGCTGAATTACTTGTCAAAACATTAGGTCTAGCTGAAAAGAAATTTCCTGATGTGACGATTAGATGGGTTCAATTCGACTCAGGTCGTGATGTCAATACTGCAATAGCTTCAGGCTCAATTGATTTTGGTCTTGCTGGTTCTGTCCCTGTATCAATCGGGGTATCTAGTAAATTAGAGTATTACGTCTATTTCTTACACGATATTATCGGAGAAAATGAAGCACTTGCGATTCGTAATGACACTGGCATTGCAACAATTCAAGACTTAGTAGGGAAAAAGGTCGCTGTTCCATTTGGCTCTACTGCTCATTTCAGCGTATTATCCGCCCTGGCTAATGCAGGTATCACGCAGGATCAAGTGACGGTACTTGATCTTCAACCGCCTGATATTCTTGCTGCATGGCAACGGAAAGACATCGATGCCGCGTTCGTATGGCAGCCTACTTTAGCCAAATTAGTAGAAGATAACGGTTCGCTTCTCTTATCCGCGAAAGATCTAGCAGCGCAAGGTGCAATTACATCCGATACAGGTATAGTAAGTAAAAAATTCGCAAATAAATATCCAACATTCGTAAAAGATTATGTAGCAGTATTAGATGAAGCGATAGAAATATATCGTACAAAACCAGAGGAAGCTGCTAAAGCTTTAGCTCCATTGCTTAGTACGTCAGAAGAAGAAAGCCTTGCGCAAATGAATGAGCTAGTATGGCTAACTTCTAAAGAACAACAAGATGAACAATATCTTGGTAAAGGTGCAGGTAGTGGATTTGGTAAAGTATTAAAAGCAACTGGCGATTTCCTTGTTGAGCAAGGTACGATTGAAAGTTCACCAGAGTTATCAGATTATGAAAAAGCAATTTATGTCGCTGGCATTGAACAATAA
- a CDS encoding ABC transporter ATP-binding protein, producing the protein MGVTAQFIATQLDQQPVVAIELDEVALHYGTGTKLREIINPLKLSIEEGSFVCVLGPSGCGKTSLLRMLAGYLAPTDGKIELFGQTHVKPGPDIGVVFQHSNLFPWLTVRNNVAFGLKMAGISRSERNQRTQHGLEQVGLAHAAGLYPHQLSGGMKQRVALARTLITEPSILLMDEPFAALDAITRETLQLQLKELWRNEKRTIFFITHDVDEALLLGTRIIVLSPSPGRIKEDITNTVHNPLSSLSGRQSTQYAALRERLVTSLKV; encoded by the coding sequence ATGGGTGTTACCGCACAATTTATAGCTACGCAGCTTGATCAACAGCCTGTCGTTGCCATCGAGTTAGATGAAGTCGCTTTACACTATGGCACAGGAACGAAGTTACGAGAAATCATTAATCCACTAAAACTATCTATCGAAGAGGGTTCCTTCGTATGTGTACTTGGTCCATCGGGTTGTGGAAAGACATCATTATTGCGGATGCTAGCAGGCTACTTGGCACCAACAGATGGAAAGATTGAACTATTTGGTCAGACACATGTTAAGCCAGGACCTGACATTGGCGTAGTGTTCCAACATAGCAATCTATTTCCATGGCTAACCGTTCGAAACAATGTTGCATTTGGTTTGAAGATGGCAGGAATTTCGCGGTCGGAACGTAATCAGCGTACGCAACATGGATTGGAACAAGTAGGGCTAGCCCATGCAGCTGGATTATATCCGCATCAGCTTTCAGGAGGGATGAAGCAACGCGTTGCCCTTGCACGTACGCTTATTACTGAGCCTTCGATTCTGTTGATGGATGAGCCATTTGCTGCTTTAGATGCGATTACTAGAGAAACATTGCAACTTCAATTGAAGGAACTATGGCGTAATGAGAAGAGGACGATTTTCTTCATCACACATGATGTTGACGAAGCTTTGCTTCTCGGCACTCGCATAATTGTGCTTAGTCCTTCTCCAGGTCGAATCAAAGAAGATATTACTAATACTGTGCATAATCCTCTAAGTTCACTAAGCGGCAGACAGTCTACTCAGTATGCAGCATTACGTGAGCGGTTGGTTACTTCATTGAAAGTGTAA
- a CDS encoding stalk domain-containing protein has protein sequence MKKKKMYSYSFKAIIIIAMVLTLFGGYNSHSLVEAGSKSITAAIDDKNIVFSNPPYQKEGTTLVPFRAIFEALNLKVGWDKEKQQATGTSESLDVTLTMNSKIAYVNGAKVVLAQAPAVVNGSTMVPLRFVAEASGGQVYWDSKKQHIDIVFNEKLKVFKSAYYNDTSTLKYWLEHGYTVDEKYNGLTPLLYATMGNAWDSVNLLLKKDANPDVKSASNWTPLLWAAYHLNDDMVTRLLEYGASEKFVTDSSTYDLKLAQTRLSNYFNNGSTKLNEKKKYKDSYLVAPLGSSKSTVKSKVSTTLLIEDSTSIMYNKAFLSGDIGVQLYNFSNGKLKSVAYLMQFDFGDSVYAINEFLDQMTRVENIYGVDLKYKEGYTYASDKSLYESMYSDPYERYETAMWLGDLSLYSTYDAGDYTITIMVSFDDDDYTYNVFVLYE, from the coding sequence ATGAAGAAGAAAAAAATGTATAGTTACAGTTTCAAAGCTATAATAATTATAGCAATGGTTTTGACTCTTTTTGGAGGTTATAACTCACATTCATTAGTTGAAGCCGGAAGTAAAAGTATCACTGCAGCCATTGATGATAAAAATATAGTATTTAGTAATCCTCCGTACCAAAAGGAAGGTACAACCTTGGTACCTTTCAGAGCGATATTTGAAGCACTTAATTTAAAAGTTGGTTGGGATAAAGAAAAACAACAAGCAACAGGAACCTCAGAAAGTCTAGATGTTACGCTTACTATGAACTCAAAAATTGCATATGTAAATGGTGCGAAAGTGGTATTAGCTCAAGCGCCTGCAGTTGTAAATGGATCAACTATGGTACCGTTACGCTTTGTTGCGGAAGCAAGTGGTGGTCAAGTATATTGGGATAGTAAAAAACAACATATTGATATTGTTTTTAATGAAAAATTAAAAGTGTTTAAATCAGCGTATTACAATGATACTTCAACACTTAAATACTGGTTAGAACATGGTTATACTGTAGATGAAAAATATAATGGATTGACTCCATTATTGTATGCAACGATGGGGAATGCTTGGGATTCAGTAAATTTATTACTTAAGAAGGATGCAAATCCTGATGTGAAATCAGCATCGAATTGGACTCCGTTATTATGGGCTGCATATCATCTAAATGATGATATGGTAACAAGATTATTAGAATATGGTGCGTCAGAGAAATTTGTGACTGATTCCAGTACATATGACTTAAAATTAGCGCAAACTCGCTTATCAAATTACTTTAACAATGGTAGTACAAAATTAAATGAGAAAAAGAAATATAAAGATAGTTATTTAGTTGCACCGCTAGGAAGTAGCAAGTCAACTGTAAAATCAAAAGTAAGTACGACATTATTAATTGAAGATTCGACTTCTATAATGTACAACAAAGCATTCCTTAGTGGAGATATTGGTGTACAGTTGTATAACTTTAGTAATGGGAAATTAAAGAGTGTTGCTTACTTAATGCAATTTGATTTCGGAGATTCTGTATACGCTATTAATGAGTTTCTCGATCAAATGACACGAGTTGAAAACATATATGGAGTGGATTTGAAATATAAGGAGGGATATACCTATGCATCTGATAAATCATTATATGAATCTATGTACAGCGATCCCTATGAAAGATATGAAACTGCGATGTGGCTAGGAGATTTATCTCTATATAGTACGTATGATGCAGGAGATTATACAATTACAATTATGGTAAGTTTCGATGATGACGATTATACTTATAATGTATTCGTTTTGTATGAGTAA